In Syngnathus acus chromosome 5, fSynAcu1.2, whole genome shotgun sequence, a genomic segment contains:
- the LOC119123109 gene encoding LOW QUALITY PROTEIN: immunoglobulin-like and fibronectin type III domain-containing protein 1 (The sequence of the model RefSeq protein was modified relative to this genomic sequence to represent the inferred CDS: substituted 1 base at 1 genomic stop codon), translating into MKKSKVTDQAADRQKGIRKKSKVAGVMITQFEAELPEGKTTPDFSRKPIAITIQEGKSTYFKAIVVGNPKPSVTWTRANGEIVFHPDTCRQNYNESSHEHTLEFPKVAPEDADTYKCYATNDYGRAVCTAVLNVIEVGFCKAKELQKTYGDDIPDFLRKKLRKRTIEVGVQDDKMATPEEKIWEILMNADKKDYERICAEYGFTNFRGMLKKLKQMKQEQEGMDIAEESERFAFDDEVKHSLIQVDKKHDGGLYTKDEEGASVFTANFKVPEVDFALKIQEVKADERQDALFTCVLTAPQNEIKWLGKNEPLSNSEKFEITVSEDELIHKLIVRDCSPSDAGIYAAVAGIKSCNAWLVVEADKEASSIGKEPARKNTLAGVDDDADLLRIAKEQQEREEEEDEQPAAGKRVRVRQGPLIEETIIGKMAVEXSSDPGVHFHIGLNDCKAIIGEDAELACKLSSEDCVGIWYKDGEEIKSNEGMTIIKEGSYHKLKLHKVPEEFAGKYKFEADGRKTEALVVVEDPPRFDPEELKAFITPVTVKKGHRATFSLSYIGREPIKVQWFLEGEELSDEANIKLEYSDGNTRLLLIKLQRKDSGEVKLKLKNEYGTAEALTELIVRDKPTPPMGPVEIVEASSSAIEIKWRPPKDSGGCQIDNYILERQQIGRNTWKKVGPIGPLAKYRDSDVDHGRRYCYRIRVETEMGTSDMMETEDIQAGTKAYPGPPSTPKVVSAFKDCINLSWSPPANTGGTSILGYNLEKRKKGSNLWGQVNPSHEMIKAKGFAVKDVVEGMEYEFRVSAINNSGAGEFSTPSEFVFARDPKNPPGKVLDLKVTDSSYTTLCLSWVKPKDIKGVTDEAKGYFVEIRPVEDTEWERCSSNVVTTNFYTVKNLKSMAMYWVRVIATNDGGEGEPQDLNNYILAMPPPVRPRFINSKIKSFMVVQAGNSARLTLNFEASPWPEVTWLKDDVPVSRRVTISNAEGASQLLIPSAVRSDSGVYTIVVKNIVGQETFSIEIRVTDEPKPPGPVEIEENVPGTVTISWEPSPDEKRDDRLYYMVMKRDSSKRTWNTVADHIFNNRFTACNIMPGREYRFRVYAKNDMGASKPSESPKWLIPVKKEKFTVNMPKSKTCNLECPPRFLVPLKMHVAPQGYECYMSCALKGDPTPHVTWLRDNVSLNTNTNYYISNTCGVCSLLILRVGSKDTGEYKVVAENPMGRAECSTKLTVRE; encoded by the exons ATGAAAAAGTCAAAGGTGACGGATCAAGCTGCTGATAGGCAGAAGG GAATCAGGAAGAAGTCCAAAGTGGCAGGTGTCATGATCACACAGTTTGAGGCGGAACTGCCAGAGGGAAAGACAACCCCTGATTTTTCTCGCAAACCCATTGCAATTACGATTCAAGAAG GAAAAAGTACATACTTTAAAGCCATAGTTGTGGGGAATCCAAAACCCAGCGTCACATGGACCCGAGCAAATGGAGAAATCGTTTTTCACCCGGACACCTGTCGGCAAAATTACAACGAATCATCACACGAGCATACTCTGGAG TTTCCCAAGGTGGCCCCAGAGGATGCCGACACCTACAAGTGTTATGCAACAAACGATTACGGGCGAGCCGTTTGCACCGCCGTCCTGAACGTTATTGAAG TGGGATTCTGCAAAGCCAAAGAACTTCAAAAGACATACGGGGACG ATATACCGGACTTTCTTCGCAAAAAGCTGAGGAAACG CACTATCGAGGTAGGAGTGCAAGACGATAAGATGGCCACCCCTGAGGAGAAGATCTGGGAAATTCTCATGAATGCGGATAAGAAAGACTATGAGCGCATTTGTGCGGAATACGGCTTCACCAATTTCCGTGGGATGTTGAAGAAACTGAAGCAAATGAAGCAAGAACAAGAAGGCATGGATATTGCAGAG GAAAGCGAAAGGTTTGCCTTTGACGACGAAGTAAAACATTCTCTGATCCAAGTTGACAAAAAACATGACGGAGGCCTCTACACGAAGGATGAGGAGGGTGCCTCTGTATTCACTGCCAACTTTAAAG TACCTGAGGTCGACTTTGCTCTTAAAATCCAAGAGGTCAAGGCGGATGAAAGACAGGATGCACTCTTTACATGTGTCCTAACTGCACCTCAGAATGAGATCAAGTGGTTGGGCAAGAACGAGCCACTGTCAAATAGCGAAAAGTTTGAAATCACCGTTTCAGAAGATGAGCTCATCCACAAGTTGATCGTGCGCGATTGCTCGCCATCGGATGCTGGCATCTACGCCGCTGTGGCAGGCATCAAATCATGTAATGCCTGGCTTGTGGTTGAAG CGGATAAAGAGGCTAGCAGCATAGGAAAGGAACCGGCTCGGAAAAACACTCTAGCCGGAGTGGATGATGATGCCGACTTGTTGAGGATCGCCAAGGAGCAGCAAGAACG tgaggaagaggaggacgaaCAGCCGGCAGCTGGCAAGCGTGTCAGAGTAAGGCAAGGGCCGCTGATCGAGGAGACAATCATCGGTAAGATGGCGG TTGAATAATCCTCAGACCCAGGCGTTCACTTCCACATTGGATTAAATGACTGCAAAGCCATCATCGGAGAAGATGCGGAACTTGCGTGCAAACTCAGCAGCGAGGACTGCGTGGGTATCTGGTACAAAGATGGAGAAGAG ATCAAATCCAATGAGGGTATGACCATTATAAAGGAAGGAAGCTACCATAAGCTTAAACTTCACAAAGTCCCAGAGGAATTTGCTGGAAAATATAAGTTTGAAGCAGATGGACGAAAGACAGAGGCCTTGGTGGTTGTTGAAG atccACCAAGATTTGACCCCGAGGAATTAAAAGCCTTTATTACCCCTGTCACGGTGAAAAAGGGGCACAGAGCAACCTTCAGTTTATCTTATATTGGACGAGAGCCGATAAAAGTTCAGTGGTTCCTTGAGGGGGAAGAGCTTTCGGATGAAGCCAATATCAAGCTGGAGTACTCAGACGGCAACACACGTTTGCTTCTGATCAAGCTGCAGCGCAAGGACAGCGGCGAAGTCAAATTAAAGCTCAAAAATGAGTACGGTACTGCCGAGGCCTTAACTGAACTGATTGTACGAG ATAAACCCACTCCCCCGATGGGACCTGTGGAGATTGTCGAAGCTTCCTCCTCTGCAATCGAGATCAAATGGAGACCACCAAAAGACAGTGGCGGCTGCCAGATAGACAACTACATCCTCGAGAGGCAACAGATTGGTCGCAACACCTGGAAGAAGGTTGGACCCATCGGTCCACTGGCCAAATACCGGGACTCAGACGTAGACCATGGTCGTAGGTACTGCTATCGCATCAGAGTGGAGACTGAAATGGGCACCAGCGATATGATGGAAACGGAGGACATTCAAGCCGGGACAAAAG CATACCCAGGACCTCCATCAACACCAAAAGTTGTCAGTGCCTTCAAAGACTGCATCAACCTCTCCTGGTCTCCTCCTGCCAACACGGGAGGCACCAGTATTCTTGGATACAACCTTGAAAAGCGCAAAAAAGGAAGCAATCTCTGGGGTCAAGTCAACCCATCACATGAGATGATCAAAG CTAAAGGGTTTGCTGTCAAAGATGTGGTAGAGGGTATGGAATACGAATTTCGTGTGTCGGCAATAAACAACTCCGGTGCTGGTGAATTCAGCACACCTTCAGAGTTTGTCTTTGCCAGAGATCCCAAAA ACCCTCCAGGAAAAGTTCTTGATTTGAAGGTGACCGACTCTAGCTACACAACTCTATGTCTGTCTTGGGTCAAACCCAAGGACATTAAGGGGGTCACGGACGAAGCCAAGGGATACTTTGTGGAGATCCGCCCGGTAGAAGACACAGAGTGGGAGCGTTGCAGTTCCAACGTAGTTACCACAAATTTCTACACAGTGAAAAACCTGAAGTCGATGGCCATGTACTGGGTGAGAGTGATTGCTACCAATGATGGAGGAGAGGGAGAGCCACAGGATTTGAATAACTACATCCTTGCAATGCCGCCTCCCG TGAGACCACGCTTCATCAACAGCAAAATCAAGAGTTTCATGGTGGTGCAAGCCGGAAATTCAGCACGTCTTACATTGAACTTTGAG GCCTCCCCTTGGCCTGAAGTCACATGGCTGAAAGATGATGTCCCGGTCAGTAGAAGGGTGACGATTAGCAATGCGGAAGGCGCATCACAGCTCTTGATTCCTTCTGCCGTGCGCTCAGACTCTGGTGTCTACACCATCGTTGTCAAGAACATTGTCGGACAAGAAACGTTCAGTATTGAAATAAGAGTCACAG ATGAGCCAAAGCCACCAGGCCCCGTGGAAATAGAAGAAAATGTGCCAGGCACTGTGACCATTTCGTGGGAACCTTCTCCAGATGAGAAACGTGATGACAGGTTGTATTACATGGTGATGAAGAGAGACTCCAGCAAGCGAACATGGAACACAGTCGCAGATCACATCTTTAACAATAGGTTCACAGCCTGCAACATAATGCCGGGCAGAGAGTATAGGTTTCGTGTCTATGCAAAGAATGACATGGGCGCCTCTAAACCCTCCGAATCACCAAAGTGGCTGATACCGGTCAAGAAAG AGAAGTTCACAGTGAACATGCCAAAATCCAAAACCTGCAACCTCGAGTGCCCCCCAAGGTTTCTCGTCCCGCTAAAAATGCACGTTGCTCCCCAAGGATATGAATGTTACATGAGCTGCGCTTTAAAGGGGGATCCAACACCTCATGTCACATGGCTTCGTGACAACGTTAGCCTGAATACCAACACCAACTACTACATTTCCAACACCTGCGGAGTTTGCTCTCTACTCATACTCAGGGTCGGATCCAAGGACACCGGAGAGTACAAGGTGGTGGCGGAAAACCCCATGGGGAGAGCAGAGTGTTCTACCAAGTTGACAGTTAGAG AATAA